A single Comamonas sp. NLF-1-9 DNA region contains:
- a CDS encoding chloride channel protein, with protein sequence MRRISPLEPLVMLGTVVQWLVLAMATGALVGTGCSVFLGALFKTEGHLYDAPWWLLALLLPLGGLINGLLLYYAWEKRRGPLHDEPIVAVNEQAGRMPFTTLWVKPVAALVTLGCGGSAGKEGPCSHIGASVAAGVGQLLRLNAELRKRLVACGVSAGFASVFGTPIAGAIYGVEMLAIGRVRHDFLFPGIVAGVTAFVVSRWWGVPYPEFHIAFEAHFTLLLFLKTVLVGVLCGLAALVFVELCHAVRRLFAWLHTRTGLWPPLAPMLGGVLLALLMLVLPSDYLGLSLPQMERALAGEGMPAAGFLWKALLVALTLGSGFYGGIVTPQFVIGAVAGAACAPWLGLAVAQGAAVGLVAVVAAASNTPLAALIMGVELFGSGSIWYVAGACVAAYLVIGHRSVYPAQHLAYAKSAWIMASPNAPVGDEKVQLSYGLLRWWGDLLRQLRRWHQGRSGGGA encoded by the coding sequence CTGGTGCTGGCCATGGCCACGGGCGCGCTGGTGGGCACGGGCTGCAGCGTGTTTCTGGGCGCCTTGTTCAAGACCGAGGGGCATTTGTACGACGCGCCCTGGTGGCTGCTTGCGCTGCTGCTGCCGCTCGGTGGGCTGATCAACGGCTTGCTGCTGTACTACGCCTGGGAAAAGCGCCGCGGCCCGCTGCACGACGAGCCCATCGTCGCGGTCAACGAGCAGGCCGGGCGCATGCCGTTCACCACGCTCTGGGTCAAGCCGGTGGCGGCGCTCGTCACGCTGGGCTGCGGCGGCTCGGCCGGCAAGGAAGGGCCGTGCTCGCACATTGGCGCCAGCGTTGCGGCGGGCGTGGGACAGTTGCTGCGCCTGAACGCCGAGCTGAGAAAGCGGCTGGTCGCCTGCGGCGTGAGCGCGGGCTTTGCCAGCGTCTTCGGCACGCCCATTGCCGGGGCGATCTACGGCGTGGAGATGCTGGCGATAGGGCGCGTGCGCCACGACTTTCTCTTTCCCGGCATCGTCGCCGGCGTCACGGCCTTCGTCGTGAGCCGCTGGTGGGGCGTGCCCTATCCGGAGTTTCACATCGCTTTCGAGGCGCATTTCACGCTGCTGCTGTTTCTCAAGACCGTGCTGGTGGGCGTGCTCTGCGGCCTGGCGGCGCTGGTCTTCGTCGAGCTCTGCCACGCGGTGCGCAGGCTGTTTGCGTGGCTGCACACGCGCACCGGGCTGTGGCCGCCGCTCGCGCCCATGCTCGGCGGCGTGTTGCTGGCGCTTTTGATGCTGGTGCTGCCCAGCGACTACCTGGGCTTGTCGCTGCCGCAGATGGAGCGCGCATTGGCCGGCGAAGGCATGCCGGCTGCGGGCTTTTTGTGGAAGGCGCTGCTGGTGGCGCTCACGCTGGGCTCGGGTTTCTATGGCGGCATCGTCACGCCGCAGTTCGTCATCGGCGCGGTGGCGGGCGCGGCCTGCGCGCCCTGGCTGGGGCTGGCCGTGGCCCAGGGCGCGGCCGTGGGGCTGGTGGCGGTGGTGGCGGCCGCGTCGAACACGCCACTGGCCGCGCTCATCATGGGCGTGGAGCTGTTTGGCTCGGGCTCGATCTGGTATGTGGCCGGCGCCTGCGTGGCCGCGTATCTGGTGATAGGGCACCGCAGCGTCTACCCGGCGCAGCACCTGGCCTATGCCAAGTCGGCCTGGATCATGGCCTCGCCCAACGCCCCGGTGGGCGACGAGAAGGTGCAGCTGTCCTACGGTCTGCTGCGCTGGTGGGGCGACCTGCTGCGCCAACTGCGGCGCTGGCATCAAGGGCGCTCGGGGGGCGGCGCATGA